In the genome of Eschrichtius robustus isolate mEscRob2 chromosome 2, mEscRob2.pri, whole genome shotgun sequence, the window CCAGGTCATCAGCGGGTGCAGCAGGGGGGTGCCGGGTCAAGTAATCCTGCAAGAGTCCGTTGACCTCCACGCGCCGGCAGCTGCCCTGGGGCATGATGGTCACCAGCGTCCTGTCCACCTGACTCTGGTCGAACAGCATCCCGCTGCACTTGAACTCCACGCAGGCGGCAGATGTGCTAGGGCGCTGGGGGTCTCGGACACTCCGGTCATCCCGCAGACCGTAGAGCTGGCCCTGGGTCTGAGGGTGGCTGCCCCCCGAATTGTGGGAGCGGACCATGTATTCCTGGGGACCCTGGATCTTCACCTTGAGGAAGCAGGCCCTGAACTCCTGCGGGTTGGGCCACCACGCCAGGAGATCTCCAGTCCAGGAGGCCGGCACGCCCTCGCGGAAGGGGACCACGTTATACTCGTATTTTTCCATCTCCACGCGAGCAAAGCGGAAGTGGCTGGCGGTCACCGGGGCCTCCTGGCACTCCCGCAGGTTGCGCCACGGGTACACGGGGCCGTTGGCCTCGGTGGGGTCGCCGGACCTGGGTTTGGCGAGGTTGATGCGGAAGCCATTGCGTTTGAGGGAGGGGTCATCGTGGTCGGTGCGGCGGTAACCCAGCTTGTCTAGGTAGGGCTGGGCCACGCCCACGGTggccgggagggggcggggccgggagggGGCGGGCTCCAGCTCCTCCCCGCCCAGGGTGGCCGTGACCAGGGCGGTGTAGGCGTCTGGCCGGTCAGCATCGCAGAAGGCGGGGAGGCAGGCCCCGTTGGGACCAGTGACGGCGCTGTCGAAGCGGCCCCAGGCGCGGGGGTTGGCCGAGAAGCCGGGGGCAGGCTCCAGGTTGACCAGCGTGACCACCACGCCCTCCACCTGCTCGCTGGGGGTGAACTTTTCGTTGGCGTAGGCGCGCACCTTCACCAAGCAGCGGCGGCGCTCAGGCACGTCCAGGTTGAACAGACGCCGCTCCCGGATCTCCACGTTGCCCACCAGGAAGACCCGCTCCTCCCGGCGGACCCGTGAGGCCGCCGACCTCTCACGCTGGAAGCCGCTCTCCTCTTCCCACAAGCCCGTGTCAGGGTTCAGCGACCACAGCTTCAGGGCCTCCACGTGGCCGGCCATTCGGATCTGGCTGGCGGCCACACGCACGGCCACCGGCCCGGTCTGCAGCTGCTCTGCGGAGCCGGCAGCACGCAGGTCCACCGAGAACATGCCGTAGGTGCGCAGTGGAGCCAACTCCCCGTCACCGTCCACAAATCGCAGGTCACTGGGGGCGGCGGCCGCCGAGGTGACATTTCGGGGGTCCACGAATGTCACCCGGGCCTCCACAGCCCCTGCGTAGGGTTCACCATCAGCTCTGCGGAAGGCTCTCGGCGGGATGACCAGCTCGCCTAAGGGGGCTTCGTCCTCCATCTCCCCGAGGGATATCGTGTTGCTCTGGCTGGCATCTAAGATGACAGGGGCTTTCTTGCGCATGGCCTTGACCTCATGGTACACGCCCGCACCTCGAGGGTCAAAAGGCAGGACCCTGACAGTGTCCACGAACTGGCCACTGGGATCCACGAAAGTAATCACCGGCCGCTGAGTGGAAGGTGCCACCTCAATGGTGAAGTCACCCTGGTAGGATGTGAAGCCAATGGGCTCCTGGCCCAGGAGGATCCGAGCAAAGCGCAAGGGCTCCCTAGAGTCAGCGGCCACCACACGTCCCCGGATCAGCCCCCGAAGGGGCAGACATTTCCGGCAGCCACATTCAGCCACTATCTTGACTGGGAGGATGTAGCCAGAGCAGTGGATCTTCCTGCTCTCCAGGCGGTGCACTGAGCAGCAGCGGGAGCCTGCATCCCCACATCGGGGGCTCGAGcctgcagggctggggcagagggtGTCAGGGCAAAGGCCCACGTCCAGGTAGATGGGGCCGCTGCCTGGCTGACCACAGTCGTCTGGAAGCTTGATCAGGTGTTCTCGGGGCTGGGGGTCACAGGCTGGCTGGCCTGGGGCTGTGGAGCAAGAAATAAGCCAGATCAGGGTAAGGGGGGGAACTCCATGGAGGCCAAGGTTGGGGGCCTAGATTGGGGTCAGAGGCTCAACCCGGGGGCTCAGTGGGAGCCTGGGATCCGACTGAGCAAGGTCAGAGATCAGTCTGAAGTTGGGCTTCCATTTAAAGTTGCGTTTTAGCTGGGGTTGGGGCTCAGTTTGGTGTCAGGGCTCGCTCAGGGTTGTGGGTAGGGTTGCTGAGGACGCTCACCAAGCACGGTGAGTTGGGCAGTGCCCGATCGCACGGCCCCGGCATCATTCCACGCTTTGCAGTGATAGGTGCCTGCCTGGTCTGGGTGAAGCCCATGCAGCTCCAGGTGGGTCCTGTACCTGTGCTTTCGCCTGTCCAGCAGGGTCCCGTTGTGGAACCTGGGTGGCGGGTGAGCAACACCATGAATGCCCTTGGCACGGGGGAGGGGCTGCATCCGTCCCGCCCCACGTGGAGCACAGGGAGGTTGCAGAGCAGCTTCCTCTGggtctctgaggcaccacacaggCACTTGTGAGGCACTCACAAGTCTCTGAGTCTTCATGGGAAGCCCATTCCAACCCCAAAGCTGGGCGCGAGACCCTTGAGCATGGGGCAAGGCACTCACCAGGAGTATTTCTTGGGCATGGGGGTGCCCAAGGCTTTGCAGCAGAAGGTCACATTCTGGCCAGCCTCTTGAACTCGGGACTCAGGGTGCTTCACCAGGTAGGGCTTCTCTGGGGGCAGAGGCAGCAAAGGTCAGGGCCCTGCCCCATCCCAGCTTCTCCCAATGACCCTTCCCAAGAGCAGGGCCCCATCCTTTCCCTTACAGTGATGCCCTGTTTCACTTGGGCCTTTTCTGATGACCCTCCCCTCACTCAGGTTCACCTCACATCTGCTGGAGACTGTGCCCTTAATGCTTAATCTTAATGCTTCCCTTTGCAACTCCACCTGTCACCTCACATCTTCTCCAATGACCGTTACACCTTATTTCTTGCCCcattggcctcactgtgcatcacaTCATCCCAAGTGCTTGGTGTCACCCTGAATTTCCTCCCCAGTTCCTCAGCCCCCTCATCCCTCTTGCCACGAGGCACTTACCCAACTTATTAAGGACAACAGTGACCACAGCAGAGTTGGAGCTcttggcctgggcctgggccatgCCTGCAGGGAAGCCATCCATTTGGGCACTGACATTGGCTCGGCTGCTGGCACAGACTCCAGGCACCCAGAAGGTTCCGTGGGCATGGCTAGTAGCCATGGTGCCAGGCCAGTCTCGCAAGGAGACCCTGGCTGTGGCAGCGGACGCCCAGATGGGGTGACCACCGAGCCCAGAAGGATGTGGTCAGGGCACCCACAGGTGTTGGGACCacaccctgggggaggggggacacaGGAGGCAGAGAAGACTCTTGACCCCTTCCTGGGGAGGGCTTTCCTCTCTATCAGTCACTCAGCAAAGGTACTCAGACACCCTCCCCACCTTGTTCCCCTCAGAGAGTCCTCAGCATGGACCTGCTTGGAGCAGCCCTTGGTGTGAAGGACATGGGGCTGAGTGGTCAGGGCTGGGCCAAGGGGAGGGACTTGGGGTCCTGGTGTGAAGGAGATGccctggaggaggggacaggaTAGGTGACTCTTACAGGGCAGAGAGGCTCCTTCTAGCATGAGGGGAAATGttcaggcaggggctgggggcccagcGAGGGGATGGGTCTTGGGCCCAGAACATCTCCCTCCCGTCACAATCCTGCGGTTTCGCcataaaatggaaaattccacTGGAAACTTCAGGGCAGAGGCACGGAGAAGGCAGAGCCAAGCAGAGTAGGGTGGGGATCCCACCACCCCATTGGCCACTGTGCTCCCCCACCCTGCTGCGCGCTCTGCTGGGGCAGTCTCCAGACCATGTTTGTGGAGACCAGGCCTGATTGGAATTTCCAGTCGCCTCCTGGCTGGCCTGGTGTCTGGCCCAGGGAGGGCCTGGGCATCGTGTCTGCCAGGGTGTGAGCGCATGTCCCCGTGGGCATGGGGGACGGGCGTGGCCTGCGAATGCCACGCGTGTGTGCACCCCGAGTGCGTGAGCCAGCTTCTGTGTGTATCCACGTCCACCAGGACATCCGCACACTCCAACAGGCACACAGAGGAAGCGTCTCCTCAGATCTGCCCATGACTGGACACGACCCCCATGGCGTCCACCCGTCCAGATGTACACATTTACCAATGCTCTTCGGGGGCCcggaagggaaggaaaagccaGTCTCCACGTGGTCCAAGTTCTGGTCGTCCAGGCTCCGCCCCTACACTCAGGCTCCGCCTCCTCCCTCCAGGCGCCGCCCCATCAGGCTCCGCCCCAACTAGCCCCTCTAGGTACTTCCCTCAACTGGCCCCGCCCCTACACCCAGGCCCCGCCTCTAACCCCACTATCTcctccaggccccgcccctcctACCTGGACATGGAGGCCTCACACACTTCTGCGCCTCCAGGGGACGCCCAGGACACGCATCCGCAGCGGGGcttgggcagcggcggcggcgcaAGCGACGGCCTGGCCCACAGCTCCCCGAACAGGGACCCCACGGGCCCCACGCACCCCACGTGACCTCTGGAgagagggcagggatgggggcgTCAGGTAGAACCTGGAATTCTGTTGACAGTGTGGGACTGGAGGGTGCTCCCGTCACGTGCATCCGAGTCAGAGAGAAGTCCTGCCCACTGCCTCAATCGGTGCTCCCCCAGGCGCACCAGTCGAATGTGCAGTTGAGGTACCTTCCCGCCCTCGCCAAGATAAGCCCTGCTGTTCTCCCTGCGTCTCACACACATCTGGGGCTCAAAACACACCTCCACAGAACGGCCCTAGTTCTAAGGCCTAGCAAAAGAGGGCAGTGAGAGGGAGCTATGTTCCTGGGGGCCCCTTCCTGACCCCCACCTGGGCCCCGGCCATTCTTAGCCCCTCCCTTCCAAAGCCCCTCTCCTATCCGGTCCGGCCCTCTCCTGCGGCCTTGCTCCTAAAAGACCCCGCCTCTTCCTAGCCACGCcctgcaccccccacccccccacacacaacacCATCCTTTCAGGCCTCATCCACCTATGGCCAGTCCCCGCCGCTCCCTTAGCCCCGCCCTCACCGAGCGGGCAGCGGAAGCGCACGTGGTAGTTGGAGCAGCGGCGGCCTCGGGGCTGCTCGCGGTTGAGGCACCAGAAACCTCGCGTGGGGTTCAAGTGTACGCGCTCGCCGACGTCTGACGGCAGGGCCCAGTCTGTGGTGCGCGCCTCCAGCGCCAGCGGCAGCGGGCACACTCGCGCCGGCCCGTAATAGAAGCGGATCGCAGCCAGGCTCTCGAAGTCACCGTCGCCTCCCGGGTGGTCGACGTTGAACCAGGACGTCCACTCGCTGGCCTCTGCGGGCACCGCACGCGCTGGGACCCGGGCCTCAGCCGGTCGGGCCCCATCAGTTCATGCAGGAGCCCGGGCTGCGGCCTGCCCGCCCCCATCTGCGTGTTTAAGCCAGGTCCCCCTCCCCACAAAAGTGCATGGGCTAGCCCAGCCTGCCCAGATCCAGAGCCCTCGAGGGCAGAAGGAGCTGTAAAAGGATCAGGGGAGGTTGGATTGCGCTTGCACCGGCCCTAGTTCTGCTGCCCATTATCTGAGCTGGCCCATGAGTGCATGCTGAGATCTTGCCACTGTCTCACCAGCCCCCACTCAGAATTCAGAACCGTTGAGGTATAAGGAGATATAAAGGCAGCACGAGGAGCCAGGCCTGAGACCAGCTGTTCCACTGCCTAGCGGCCTCGCATCACTGCCAGCTGGGACCTTGCTCATTGCCCACTGAACCTATCAGGCAACCTCCGTTTCACGGAAGCCAGAGGTGGGAAGGGTCTGGTCTCTCACAGGTTAGCTTCTGTTTCCATCAACCCCGCAAGGGGCGCTCACTCCTTTCCTCATTCAAGAGCAAGTCAAATAGAACCTTCCTAGCTGGGAAGCTAGAGACTTGGGTTCCAGAACTCCTGTTTCCCTGACTGAACTGAGCTCGTTGTCtcaccgccccgccccgccccaccctggTTTCCTCCTGGACAAACAGCCTGGGCTCTCATCTCCCTGCTCCTAAAACTTAGACCTCTTGGGGCACCACTTCCAGGGGCTGCCATGCCCAGGGACCAGGACAGTCCTGGGCTCTTCACCCAGCTTGTATCCCCTCCTCACAAGACCCTACCAGCCAGAGCTCACACAGAGTCCACAGCAGAACGAGGACTCGGACCCAAGCTGGCTCACCTTCCCAGTCCTCCAGGGCTGGCGAGGGCTGGCCAGGATGCAGCAATGAACTTTCAAGGCCCCACGCAGTCACCATGGGCTCCTCAGGGGTGGTGGTGCCTGTCGAAGGGGTGAGGGGTAGGGGGAAGGACCTCTGTGAACTCCTGGTATGCAAAGTGCTGCCACGAtcgtccccatttcacagaggagaagccagaaTCCAGCTCTGGCTGATCCCGAGAATTGCagcaccccctcctccaggaagcctccccatgacctccccacccccagtctcccaCAGCCCCATCCCTCACTCTGACACAGCCCCTTAGGTTGGGGAAGTCTGTGTCCACTCTGCTCCCCAGACCCAGTTCTCCCACTGTGCTCAGTGGCCATGGGTTCAGTTGGCTGTGCCCCTCCCTGATGTCATATTGATCTGAATTTTCTTTCATCCGTTTGCTGACTGGAAGTCCCTCCCTCAGTCTACCTTTCATCCCTGCACTTGGGGCCCAAGCTGCCAGTGGGAAGTCCTTGGAATCTAGCCTGGCTTCTCCGGCCACGAGTTGTCTGAGATAGCTGGGCTGGGCAGTGACTTCAGACAAGTCCCTTCCCTCTTGGagtctcagtctccccatctgagAAATGGGCCCAGTTCCCCACTCCACTGAGTGTTCCAGAAATGGGAATTTCTTTTCtgagtgctgtgtgtgtgtgtgtggaagagggaaggagtTAGGTGAGAGGGGACAGCTCTGGCCCCTTCATACTGAGGCCAAGACTGGATGACTCAGGGTCCAAATGCTGTGGCTGAGATGGGCACCCTGCAGTCCTGAGAATCCAGAGGAGCCTGAAGTTCATAGCCACACTCCCGGTGCCCCTATCGTCCCTTGGAGGAGGGAAGACAGTGGATGAGATCCCCTCCTGCCCCAGGTGGTCCCAGAGCTCCATCTCTTCGTTGCCCCCTCACTCCACCCCCGAGGCTGGCAAAGGGAATGCAAGCCTGGGGAAGCAATTGGGTCCCTTGGTTCTGTCTCCAGGCTCCGGCTGCTTGCCACGCCCTCTGTCAGACGTTCGGCGCCTAGGGGGCTGGTCTGGGGTCTGGGGGCGCCTCACCTCGGGTCCCCGCCAGGTGCGCGGTGGCGACACAGAGGCAGAGCAGTATCTGCAGTGACGCCATGGCCAGGTCCGAAAGTCGGAGGGCGGGTCCCAGCTCCGCTGTGCACTCGGGTCGGA includes:
- the CILP2 gene encoding cartilage intermediate layer protein 2 isoform X1, coding for MASLQILLCLCVATAHLAGTRGTTTPEEPMVTAWGLESSLLHPGQPSPALEDWEEASEWTSWFNVDHPGGDGDFESLAAIRFYYGPARVCPLPLALEARTTDWALPSDVGERVHLNPTRGFWCLNREQPRGRRCSNYHVRFRCPLEVTWGAWGPWGPCSGSCGPGRRLRRRRCPSPAADACPGRPLEAQKCVRPPCPGMAQAQAKSSNSAVVTVVLNKLEKPYLVKHPESRVQEAGQNVTFCCKALGTPMPKKYSWFHNGTLLDRRKHRYRTHLELHGLHPDQAGTYHCKAWNDAGAVRSGTAQLTVLAPGQPACDPQPREHLIKLPDDCGQPGSGPIYLDVGLCPDTLCPSPAGSSPRCGDAGSRCCSVHRLESRKIHCSGYILPVKIVAECGCRKCLPLRGLIRGRVVAADSREPLRFARILLGQEPIGFTSYQGDFTIEVAPSTQRPVITFVDPSGQFVDTVRVLPFDPRGAGVYHEVKAMRKKAPVILDASQSNTISLGEMEDEAPLGELVIPPRAFRRADGEPYAGAVEARVTFVDPRNVTSAAAAPSDLRFVDGDGELAPLRTYGMFSVDLRAAGSAEQLQTGPVAVRVAASQIRMAGHVEALKLWSLNPDTGLWEEESGFQRERSAASRVRREERVFLVGNVEIRERRLFNLDVPERRRCLVKVRAYANEKFTPSEQVEGVVVTLVNLEPAPGFSANPRAWGRFDSAVTGPNGACLPAFCDADRPDAYTALVTATLGGEELEPAPSRPRPLPATVGVAQPYLDKLGYRRTDHDDPSLKRNGFRINLAKPRSGDPTEANGPVYPWRNLRECQEAPVTASHFRFARVEMEKYEYNVVPFREGVPASWTGDLLAWWPNPQEFRACFLKVKIQGPQEYMVRSHNSGGSHPQTQGQLYGLRDDRSVRDPQRPSTSAACVEFKCSGMLFDQSQVDRTLVTIMPQGSCRRVEVNGLLQDYLTRHPPAAPADDLAAFSMLAPLDPLGHNYGVYTVTDQSPRLAKEIAIGRCFDGSSDGFSREMKADAGTAVTFQCRETPEGRPSLFQRLLESPSAALGDIRREMGEVARAQARASGPLRTRRGRVQQ
- the CILP2 gene encoding cartilage intermediate layer protein 2 isoform X2, whose translation is MASLQILLCLCVATAHLAGTRGTTTPEEPMVTAWGLESSLLHPGQPSPALEDWEEASEWTSWFNVDHPGGDGDFESLAAIRFYYGPARVCPLPLALEARTTDWALPSDVGERVHLNPTRGFWCLNREQPRGRRCSNYHVRFRCPLEVTWGAWGPWGPCSGSCGPGRRLRRRRCPSPAADACPGRPLEAQKCVRPPCPEKPYLVKHPESRVQEAGQNVTFCCKALGTPMPKKYSWFHNGTLLDRRKHRYRTHLELHGLHPDQAGTYHCKAWNDAGAVRSGTAQLTVLAPGQPACDPQPREHLIKLPDDCGQPGSGPIYLDVGLCPDTLCPSPAGSSPRCGDAGSRCCSVHRLESRKIHCSGYILPVKIVAECGCRKCLPLRGLIRGRVVAADSREPLRFARILLGQEPIGFTSYQGDFTIEVAPSTQRPVITFVDPSGQFVDTVRVLPFDPRGAGVYHEVKAMRKKAPVILDASQSNTISLGEMEDEAPLGELVIPPRAFRRADGEPYAGAVEARVTFVDPRNVTSAAAAPSDLRFVDGDGELAPLRTYGMFSVDLRAAGSAEQLQTGPVAVRVAASQIRMAGHVEALKLWSLNPDTGLWEEESGFQRERSAASRVRREERVFLVGNVEIRERRLFNLDVPERRRCLVKVRAYANEKFTPSEQVEGVVVTLVNLEPAPGFSANPRAWGRFDSAVTGPNGACLPAFCDADRPDAYTALVTATLGGEELEPAPSRPRPLPATVGVAQPYLDKLGYRRTDHDDPSLKRNGFRINLAKPRSGDPTEANGPVYPWRNLRECQEAPVTASHFRFARVEMEKYEYNVVPFREGVPASWTGDLLAWWPNPQEFRACFLKVKIQGPQEYMVRSHNSGGSHPQTQGQLYGLRDDRSVRDPQRPSTSAACVEFKCSGMLFDQSQVDRTLVTIMPQGSCRRVEVNGLLQDYLTRHPPAAPADDLAAFSMLAPLDPLGHNYGVYTVTDQSPRLAKEIAIGRCFDGSSDGFSREMKADAGTAVTFQCRETPEGRPSLFQRLLESPSAALGDIRREMGEVARAQARASGPLRTRRGRVQQ
- the CILP2 gene encoding cartilage intermediate layer protein 2 isoform X3 produces the protein MASLQILLCLCVATAHLAGTRGTTTPEEPMVTAWGLESSLLHPGQPSPALEDWEEASEWTSWFNVDHPGGDGDFESLAAIRFYYGPARVCPLPLALEARTTDWALPSDVGERVHLNPTRGFWCLNREQPRGRRCSNYHVRFRCPLEKPYLVKHPESRVQEAGQNVTFCCKALGTPMPKKYSWFHNGTLLDRRKHRYRTHLELHGLHPDQAGTYHCKAWNDAGAVRSGTAQLTVLAPGQPACDPQPREHLIKLPDDCGQPGSGPIYLDVGLCPDTLCPSPAGSSPRCGDAGSRCCSVHRLESRKIHCSGYILPVKIVAECGCRKCLPLRGLIRGRVVAADSREPLRFARILLGQEPIGFTSYQGDFTIEVAPSTQRPVITFVDPSGQFVDTVRVLPFDPRGAGVYHEVKAMRKKAPVILDASQSNTISLGEMEDEAPLGELVIPPRAFRRADGEPYAGAVEARVTFVDPRNVTSAAAAPSDLRFVDGDGELAPLRTYGMFSVDLRAAGSAEQLQTGPVAVRVAASQIRMAGHVEALKLWSLNPDTGLWEEESGFQRERSAASRVRREERVFLVGNVEIRERRLFNLDVPERRRCLVKVRAYANEKFTPSEQVEGVVVTLVNLEPAPGFSANPRAWGRFDSAVTGPNGACLPAFCDADRPDAYTALVTATLGGEELEPAPSRPRPLPATVGVAQPYLDKLGYRRTDHDDPSLKRNGFRINLAKPRSGDPTEANGPVYPWRNLRECQEAPVTASHFRFARVEMEKYEYNVVPFREGVPASWTGDLLAWWPNPQEFRACFLKVKIQGPQEYMVRSHNSGGSHPQTQGQLYGLRDDRSVRDPQRPSTSAACVEFKCSGMLFDQSQVDRTLVTIMPQGSCRRVEVNGLLQDYLTRHPPAAPADDLAAFSMLAPLDPLGHNYGVYTVTDQSPRLAKEIAIGRCFDGSSDGFSREMKADAGTAVTFQCRETPEGRPSLFQRLLESPSAALGDIRREMGEVARAQARASGPLRTRRGRVQQ